In Aegilops tauschii subsp. strangulata cultivar AL8/78 chromosome 3, Aet v6.0, whole genome shotgun sequence, one genomic interval encodes:
- the LOC109747922 gene encoding ribosomal lysine N-methyltransferase 3 gives MDAATASRLRAFESWMREHGVVCSDALRLDASEAGGVYVRALAALREGDVVATIPRRACLTPRTSGAAAAIKDAQLGGTLALAVAVMYERARGADSPWHDYLRLIPDCEPVPLVWPEDEAARLLAGTELDKTVKQDREFLCEDWKECIEPLISSGELGVKPDDLSLEKYFAAKSLLSSRSFRIDKYHGSGMVPLADLFNHKTDGEHVHFTKSDASDSDEEEDGDDQSNTDLDEEGDDDQNNVELVEEEDGDDQSNASADEQSTVENSTANPSGEGSNDEDLEMIIVREANPGDEVYNTYGTMGNAALLHRYGFTELDNPYDIVNIDLTLVTKWCSSKYSHRYAKARVSLWHMLGYSGCTSEDAEYFEISYDGEPQLELLILLYIIFLEPEVYDKLVCVSEDLVGDDDQDDEQDTIDSFAKVVKVTRPAKNGVEKLPDVKKLLQSEGIGSALASIADIRESLYGSSTLKDDEEKLRACSPVGERSIYHSLVLRVSERKILGRLRKHASSWPKTKKRKHT, from the exons ATGGACGCCGCCACCGCAAG CCGCCTCCGCGCCTTCGAGAGCTGGATGCGGGAGCACGGCGTCGTCTGCAGCGACGCGCTCCGCCTCGACGCCAGCGAGGCCGGCGGCGTCTACGTGCGCGCGCTCGCCGCGCTCCGGGAGGGCGACGTCGTTGCCACCATCCCGCGCCGCGCGTGCCTGACGCCGCGCACGTCCGGGGCCGCGGCGGCCATCAAGGACGCGCAGCTCGGCGGCACCCTCGCTCTCGCCGTCGCCGTCATGTACGAGCGCGCGCGGGGCGCCGACTCGCCGTGGCACGACTACCTCCGCCTGATCCCGGACTGCGAGCCCGTGCCGCTCGTCTGGCCCGAGGACGAGGCCGCGCGCCTCCTCGCCGGCACCGAGCTCGATAAG ACAGTGAAGCAAGACAGGGAATTCCTTTGTGAGGATTGGAAAGAATGTATTGAGCCACTCATTTCTTCTGGAGAATTGGGGGTCAAGCCAGATGATCTTAGCCTGGAGAAATATTTTGCGGCTAAAAGTCTTCTTTCATCAAGGTCCTTCCGTATAGATAAATATCATGGTTCTGGAATGGTTCCCCTGGCTGACCT TTTTAATCACAAGACTGATGGCGAACATGTTCACTTCACTAAGTCAGACGCCTCAGACTCTgatgaggaagaagatggtgatgATCAAAGCAATACGGACTTAGATGAAGAAGGTGACGATGATCAAAACAATGTAGAATTagttgaagaagaagatggcgaTGATCAAAGCAATGCTTCTGCTGATGAACAGTCAACTGTTGAAAATTCCACCGCCAATCCTTCAG GTGAAGGATCTAATGATGAAGATTTGGAAATGATTATTGTGAGAGAAGCCAATCCAGGGGATGAG GTTTATAATACATATGGTACCATGGGAAATGCTGCTTTGCTTCATCGGTATGGTTTTACAGAACTTGACAACCCCTATGACATTGTCAACATCGACTTAACACTGGTCACTAAGTGGTGCTCATCCAAGTACTCCCATCGATATGCAAAAGCAAGGGTATCATTATGGCATATGCTAGGCTATTCAGGCTGCACCAGCGAAGATGCCGAGTACTTTGAGATCTCATATGATGGAGAGCCCCAGCTTGAACTTCTAATCCTCCTTTACATCATCTTCTTGGAGCCTGAAGTTTATGACAAGTTGGTCTGTGTATCTGAGGATCTGGTTGGTGATGATGACCAGGACGATGAGCAGGATACCATCGACAGTTTTGCTAAGGTTGTCAAAGTAACAAGACCCGCCAAAAATGGGGTCGAAAAACTGCCTGATGTGAAGAAGCTACTGCAGAGTGAGGGCATTGGCTCTGCACTTGCATCCATTGCTGACATTAGGGAGAGCCTCTATGGTTCCAGCACTCTAAAAGATGACGAGGAGAAGCTCCGAGCATGCTCTCCCGTCGGCGAAAGGAGCATTTACCATTCTCTGGTGTTGCGTGTGAGTGAGAGGAAGATACTTGGCAGATTGAGGAAACATGCCTCTAGTTGGCCAAAGACCAAGAAGAGGAAGCATACCTAG